In a single window of the Desulfovibrio sp. TomC genome:
- the tmcD gene encoding electron transfer complex subunit TmcD, whose translation MSFAQSWDFTPGARVVLDDMRQCSREYEWLEEPHVSPDGEHVAMVAALPDPAFSVAVNGEVWEATFDKVWYPRFSPDGRLTVLAQTDGEWTMVVDGEPWDEQYAYIWGTLFSANGDIIAAPIQQDGKYGLSVNGTPWDTLYDNANQVTLSRDGSAAAAVVQVKAPAQADIAAFQEGIFSVAVNGVAWDSIFVNCWAPTFDPAGKNVATTIRRSLYDYSIAVNGKAWAGSYACAWGPAFNPATGAVAAPVRKAGAWGMAIDDAMAWDIRYGQLWHQAFSPDGSKLAAIAAVRFGDFTVVVDNTPWDIVFPVVTDLTPSPVGNRFAALASNHNTDFAILCDGKVWDGRYDMAYPPVWSPDAAHLAVAVEKAGRFTVVVDGKAYPKSFDKCFAPAFSPDGAYVLIRAVADGKCHRIVAPVAAFTG comes from the coding sequence ATGTCCTTCGCGCAGTCCTGGGATTTCACGCCGGGCGCCCGCGTCGTTCTCGACGATATGCGGCAATGCTCCCGTGAATACGAATGGTTGGAGGAACCCCACGTCTCGCCCGACGGCGAACACGTGGCCATGGTCGCAGCCCTGCCGGATCCCGCGTTTTCCGTGGCGGTCAACGGCGAAGTCTGGGAAGCGACCTTTGACAAGGTTTGGTATCCCCGGTTTTCGCCCGATGGCCGCCTGACGGTCCTGGCCCAGACCGACGGCGAGTGGACCATGGTGGTCGACGGCGAACCCTGGGACGAGCAGTACGCCTACATCTGGGGCACGCTTTTTTCGGCCAACGGCGACATCATTGCCGCGCCGATCCAGCAGGACGGCAAGTACGGTTTGTCCGTCAACGGCACGCCCTGGGACACGCTCTATGACAACGCCAACCAGGTGACGCTCTCGCGCGACGGCAGCGCCGCCGCCGCCGTGGTCCAGGTCAAGGCCCCGGCCCAGGCCGACATCGCGGCCTTCCAGGAAGGCATTTTCAGCGTGGCCGTCAATGGAGTCGCCTGGGACTCGATTTTCGTCAACTGCTGGGCGCCGACCTTTGATCCGGCCGGAAAAAATGTGGCCACGACCATCCGCCGCTCTCTCTACGACTATTCCATTGCCGTCAACGGCAAGGCCTGGGCCGGCTCGTACGCCTGCGCCTGGGGACCGGCCTTCAACCCGGCCACGGGCGCGGTCGCCGCGCCGGTGCGCAAGGCCGGGGCCTGGGGCATGGCCATCGACGACGCCATGGCCTGGGACATCCGCTACGGCCAGCTGTGGCATCAGGCCTTCTCGCCCGACGGTTCCAAGCTCGCGGCCATTGCCGCCGTGCGGTTTGGCGACTTCACCGTGGTGGTGGACAACACCCCCTGGGACATCGTCTTCCCGGTGGTGACCGACCTGACCCCGAGCCCGGTCGGCAACCGCTTCGCCGCCCTGGCCAGCAACCACAATACGGATTTCGCCATCCTGTGCGACGGCAAGGTCTGGGACGGCCGCTACGACATGGCCTACCCCCCGGTGTGGAGCCCTGACGCCGCCCATCTGGCCGTGGCCGTGGAGAAAGCCGGTCGGTTCACCGTAGTGGTGGACGGCAAGGCCTATCCCAAGAGCTTTGACAAGTGTTTTGCCCCGGCCTTTTCCCCGGACGGAGCTTACGTGCTCATCCGGGCCGTGGCCGATGGCAAGTGTCACCGCATCGTGGCCCCGGTCGCCGCCTTCACCGGCTAG
- a CDS encoding response regulator: MRALIVDDDFYSRSFLEYILHPYAQCDAAVNGEDAIMVFQKALEEGKPYALVFMDLLMPVIDGPRALKEMREIEKDFGLTHETCCKVVITSVLEDGEDTHNAMYLGGATSFLQKPVDEKSIMAELRRLHCLPPEADEP; the protein is encoded by the coding sequence ATGAGGGCGCTCATTGTCGATGACGACTTTTACAGCAGAAGCTTTCTCGAATACATTTTGCACCCCTACGCCCAGTGCGACGCGGCCGTGAACGGCGAGGACGCCATCATGGTCTTCCAGAAAGCCCTGGAAGAGGGCAAGCCCTATGCCCTGGTCTTCATGGACCTGCTCATGCCGGTCATCGACGGTCCCCGGGCACTGAAAGAAATGCGCGAGATCGAAAAAGACTTCGGCCTCACCCACGAGACCTGCTGCAAGGTGGTCATCACCTCGGTGCTCGAAGACGGCGAGGACACCCACAACGCCATGTATCTGGGCGGGGCCACCTCGTTTCTGCAAAAACCGGTGGATGAAAAATCCATCATGGCCGAACTGCGCCGCCTCCACTGCCTGCCGCCCGAAGCCGACGAGCCCTGA
- the tmcC gene encoding TmcC family electron transfer complex membrane anchor subunit: protein MHALFDLAVGPLAWLAFALFILGSAYRLMAMRALAFKKDATFVAYISWPHALKSLAHWITPFGALGWRENPGITIVTFAFHICLIVAPLFLMGHIALFDAFRGWSWPALPGTVADTLSIVVVLACLYFLWRRLSVPEVRFVTRTHDWLVLALVGATFLTGVLAYHRIGDNLFVTTLHILCGEAMLVAIPFTRLSHMLFGFFSRGYIASEFGSVRHAKDW, encoded by the coding sequence ATGCACGCCCTGTTTGATCTCGCCGTCGGCCCCCTGGCCTGGCTGGCGTTTGCCCTGTTCATCCTCGGCTCGGCCTACCGGCTCATGGCCATGCGCGCCCTGGCCTTTAAAAAAGACGCCACGTTTGTGGCCTACATCAGCTGGCCCCATGCGCTTAAATCCCTGGCCCACTGGATCACCCCGTTCGGGGCGCTGGGCTGGCGGGAAAACCCCGGCATCACCATTGTCACCTTTGCCTTCCACATCTGCCTCATTGTCGCCCCCCTGTTCCTCATGGGACACATTGCCCTGTTTGACGCCTTCCGCGGCTGGTCCTGGCCGGCGCTGCCCGGCACTGTGGCCGACACCCTGTCTATCGTCGTCGTGCTCGCCTGCCTCTATTTCCTGTGGCGGCGTCTGTCCGTCCCGGAAGTCCGCTTCGTCACCCGCACGCATGACTGGCTGGTTTTGGCCCTGGTCGGCGCGACCTTTTTGACCGGCGTCCTGGCCTATCACCGCATCGGCGACAATCTCTTCGTGACCACGCTGCACATCCTGTGCGGCGAGGCCATGCTCGTCGCCATTCCGTTTACGAGGCTTTCCCACATGCTGTTCGGATTTTTCAGCCGTGGCTACATCGCCTCGGAATTCGGGTCCGTCAGACACGCCAAGGACTGGTAA
- the tmcA gene encoding acidic tetraheme cytochrome c3 TmcA: MKRSPLISLALLVLVAAVLLAAPAMSQQDMTTVPTEGFQKTTRLPVAFAHDAHNEKAGLTDCTACHHGEKDGKRDNTADTAGIPCSDCHTAVAAPGKTPLMRAFHRQCMGCHMTQKKGPVTCGDCHKPAKK; the protein is encoded by the coding sequence ATGAAACGATCGCCCCTTATATCCTTGGCGCTGCTGGTCCTTGTCGCCGCCGTCCTCCTGGCGGCTCCGGCCATGAGCCAGCAGGACATGACCACCGTGCCGACCGAAGGGTTTCAAAAAACCACCCGGCTGCCGGTGGCCTTTGCCCACGACGCCCATAACGAAAAAGCCGGGCTGACCGACTGCACGGCCTGCCACCACGGCGAAAAAGACGGCAAGCGGGACAACACCGCCGACACCGCCGGCATCCCCTGCTCGGATTGCCACACCGCCGTGGCCGCGCCCGGCAAGACGCCGCTCATGCGGGCCTTCCACCGCCAGTGCATGGGCTGCCACATGACCCAGAAAAAAGGTCCGGTCACCTGCGGCGACTGCCACAAACCGGCCAAGAAGTAG
- a CDS encoding NAD(P)/FAD-dependent oxidoreductase, whose protein sequence is MFKKRLILAGGGHVHLPVLARLADFRAAGIDILCIAPGPYLAYSGMGPGLLTGRYTLPEVRFPIAARLARPGGTFVRGTVSAIDPAARRLFLRDGRHFSYDAVSFGIGSRVVPDFPVASTPGLPGATVYPVKPIENLLLARQELLARTAAGETARVLVVGGGAAGFEVAAGVLGLAAAAGLDRTTVAVAAPRGLLPGWPERAVELAGESLARRGATVIPARVVGLCGQTAQFSDATARPCDIVFVATGTQPPGLFTNCGLSVGPGGGLTVSACLQSPFHPEIFGGGDCIHFGPTPLPRAGVYAVRQGPVLARNLLAFLTGDRLRPFCDTDRNFLALLNCGDGRAILRKGPFVAEGAWAMGLKDWIDRRFMRSFPLRPSSRSPGPDTGGPRGSAHPPR, encoded by the coding sequence ATGTTCAAAAAACGCCTTATCCTGGCTGGCGGCGGCCATGTCCATCTGCCTGTCCTGGCCCGGCTGGCCGATTTCCGGGCGGCCGGCATCGATATCCTGTGCATCGCCCCGGGGCCGTATCTGGCCTATTCCGGCATGGGGCCGGGTCTTTTGACCGGCCGGTATACCCTGCCCGAGGTACGCTTCCCCATCGCCGCCAGACTAGCCCGGCCCGGGGGGACCTTTGTGCGCGGCACGGTGTCGGCCATCGACCCGGCCGCCCGTCGCCTTTTTCTCCGGGATGGGCGGCATTTTTCCTATGACGCGGTCAGCTTCGGCATCGGCAGCCGGGTCGTGCCGGATTTTCCGGTCGCCAGCACGCCCGGCCTACCCGGCGCGACCGTCTATCCGGTCAAACCCATTGAAAATCTACTCCTGGCCCGCCAGGAGCTCCTGGCCCGGACGGCGGCTGGCGAAACGGCGCGGGTACTGGTGGTTGGCGGCGGGGCGGCTGGTTTCGAGGTGGCGGCGGGGGTGCTGGGCCTTGCGGCCGCTGCGGGACTGGACAGAACGACGGTGGCCGTTGCCGCGCCCCGGGGCCTGCTCCCGGGCTGGCCCGAACGGGCCGTCGAGCTGGCCGGGGAGTCGCTGGCCCGGCGCGGGGCGACCGTCATCCCGGCCCGGGTAGTCGGTCTGTGCGGCCAGACGGCGCAGTTTTCCGACGCCACGGCACGCCCCTGCGACATCGTCTTCGTGGCCACCGGAACCCAGCCGCCCGGCCTTTTCACCAACTGCGGCCTGTCGGTTGGCCCGGGCGGCGGCCTGACCGTTTCGGCCTGTCTGCAAAGCCCGTTTCATCCGGAAATCTTCGGCGGCGGCGACTGCATCCACTTCGGCCCCACACCGCTCCCCAGGGCCGGGGTCTATGCCGTGCGCCAGGGGCCGGTGTTGGCCCGCAACCTGCTGGCCTTTCTCACCGGAGACCGGCTTCGGCCCTTTTGCGACACCGACCGCAACTTCCTGGCGCTCCTCAACTGCGGCGACGGCCGGGCCATCCTGCGCAAGGGGCCGTTTGTGGCCGAAGGAGCCTGGGCCATGGGGCTTAAGGATTGGATCGACCGGCGGTTTATGCGGTCGTTTCCGCTTCGGCCGTCGTCTCGCTCGCCTGGACCGGACACGGGGGGACCGCGTGGGTCGGCGCACCCACCACGGTGA
- the tmcB gene encoding electron transfer complex ferredoxin TmcB: MKTIADRLIEDVGLRRGVDRLTPEKIQKVFKELVAGECGARMKTYMETCVRCGMCAKACHYYLSHKDPSYSPVAKVSQTIWRLFDNDGKVDPALIYECAQVAYTECNLCRRCIHYCPLGIDTGYIISVVRRLCHKLGVTPQYIQDTAHSHSATMNQMWVKDDEWPDTLQWQEEEAREEFPGLRIPLDVEGADFMYSVIAPEPKFRTQLIYQAAAIFHAAGVSWTMPATPGWDNSNMAMFTGDSEIMARIERAHYEAAQRLRVKRIVMGECGHAFRAVYDVGNRWLGWKWHPVPVVHSVDFFWQLIQEGRIKLTHKFAEPVTIHDPCNIIRGRGLMDKLREVVHFLCDNVVEMTPNREHNLCCCAGGGVINCGPPFKNVRIVGNSVKAEQLKATGVHWCIAPCHNCHGGLDDIISKFGLEMHTKFLGDLIYELMEKPEAE; this comes from the coding sequence ATGAAAACCATTGCCGATCGTCTTATCGAGGACGTGGGGCTCAGACGCGGCGTCGACCGCCTGACCCCGGAGAAAATACAGAAGGTCTTCAAAGAACTCGTGGCCGGCGAATGCGGCGCGCGGATGAAGACCTACATGGAAACCTGCGTGCGCTGCGGCATGTGCGCCAAGGCCTGCCATTACTACCTGTCGCACAAGGACCCGAGCTATTCCCCGGTGGCCAAGGTCAGCCAGACCATCTGGCGGCTGTTTGACAACGACGGGAAAGTCGATCCCGCGCTCATCTACGAGTGCGCCCAGGTCGCCTACACCGAGTGCAACCTCTGCCGCCGCTGCATCCACTACTGTCCGCTGGGCATCGACACCGGCTACATCATAAGCGTCGTCAGACGCCTGTGCCACAAGCTTGGCGTCACCCCCCAGTACATCCAGGACACCGCCCACAGCCACTCGGCCACCATGAACCAGATGTGGGTCAAAGACGACGAATGGCCCGACACCCTGCAGTGGCAGGAAGAGGAAGCCCGCGAGGAATTCCCGGGGCTGCGCATTCCCCTCGACGTCGAGGGTGCGGACTTCATGTATTCCGTCATCGCCCCGGAACCCAAGTTCCGCACCCAGCTCATTTATCAGGCCGCGGCCATCTTCCACGCCGCCGGGGTTTCCTGGACCATGCCCGCCACCCCGGGCTGGGACAACTCCAACATGGCCATGTTCACCGGCGACTCGGAAATCATGGCCCGCATCGAACGCGCCCACTACGAAGCGGCCCAGCGCCTGCGCGTCAAACGCATCGTCATGGGCGAGTGCGGCCACGCCTTCCGGGCCGTCTACGACGTCGGCAACCGCTGGCTCGGCTGGAAATGGCATCCCGTGCCGGTGGTCCACTCCGTGGACTTCTTCTGGCAACTCATCCAGGAAGGCCGCATCAAACTGACCCACAAGTTTGCCGAGCCCGTCACCATCCACGACCCCTGCAACATCATCCGGGGCCGGGGGCTGATGGACAAGCTGCGCGAGGTCGTCCACTTCCTGTGCGACAACGTGGTGGAAATGACCCCCAACCGCGAGCACAACCTGTGTTGCTGCGCCGGCGGCGGCGTCATCAACTGCGGACCTCCCTTTAAAAACGTCCGCATCGTCGGCAACTCCGTCAAAGCCGAGCAGCTGAAAGCCACCGGCGTCCACTGGTGCATCGCCCCCTGCCATAACTGCCACGGCGGCCTGGACGACATCATCAGCAAGTTCGGCCTGGAAATGCACACCAAGTTCCTGGGCGACCTCATCTATGAACTCATGGAGAAGCCCGAGGCCGAGTAA
- a CDS encoding histidine kinase, translating into MTLKADSCYLATPLQLMGCDPRERLLNIIGSAPEAVRVAITDLMHSIKTSLDVLPIMPSLGDPDRPVADWESLLTSLTAFRRELDVLKASKIEGLRRANPGFSQLEHRYGLLKKAHEKAKLMLEILYELINAGQDFQTAGEILEQSAEVMLKELKGDLYVCRLRDEDGNWVNIAANTHTGRATPIFVKFMEETLPHHPVMRSVNNPKTLFVVSNNLLGPERGGESIDCVPYLEGYRCRLSFFLREPAGKAFGLMMLYSRKTRFFDRYETDFLADCARVVSLTVGRRLELGRDTLAKAAGGMAHVGNNVLAIMKNGAELILEDYEDFLDHEDEIGTGLIAEAIQLVPGPWPNLAPAAMRHLIGLTIERMEVEKKMQYVNLIVENINRLKGAISNLLKAVENPIFMPYVGGEEVLDLEPAEHDEREVYRQTS; encoded by the coding sequence ATGACCCTCAAAGCGGATTCCTGCTATCTGGCCACGCCCCTCCAGCTCATGGGCTGCGATCCCCGCGAGCGACTGCTCAATATTATCGGTTCCGCCCCGGAAGCCGTGCGGGTGGCCATCACCGACCTCATGCACTCCATCAAGACCTCCCTGGACGTTTTGCCCATCATGCCGTCCTTGGGCGACCCGGACCGGCCGGTTGCGGACTGGGAGTCGCTTCTCACCTCGCTGACCGCCTTTCGCCGCGAACTCGACGTGCTCAAGGCCTCGAAGATCGAGGGCCTGCGCCGGGCCAACCCGGGCTTTTCCCAGCTTGAGCACCGCTATGGGCTGCTCAAAAAAGCCCACGAAAAAGCCAAGCTCATGCTTGAGATCCTCTACGAGCTGATAAACGCCGGCCAGGATTTCCAGACTGCCGGTGAAATTCTTGAGCAAAGCGCCGAAGTCATGCTCAAGGAACTCAAAGGGGACCTGTACGTGTGCCGCCTGCGCGACGAGGACGGCAACTGGGTCAATATCGCGGCCAACACCCACACCGGCCGGGCCACCCCGATTTTCGTCAAGTTCATGGAAGAGACGCTGCCCCACCATCCGGTCATGCGCTCGGTCAACAATCCCAAGACCCTTTTTGTGGTGTCCAACAACCTGCTTGGCCCGGAGCGCGGCGGCGAGTCCATCGACTGCGTGCCCTATCTCGAAGGCTACCGCTGCCGGCTGTCCTTTTTCCTGCGCGAGCCGGCCGGCAAGGCCTTTGGCCTCATGATGCTCTATTCCCGCAAGACCCGGTTTTTCGACCGCTATGAGACCGACTTCCTGGCTGACTGCGCCCGGGTGGTGTCGCTGACCGTGGGACGCCGCCTGGAACTGGGCCGCGACACCCTGGCCAAGGCGGCCGGCGGCATGGCCCACGTCGGCAACAACGTGCTGGCCATCATGAAGAACGGCGCGGAACTGATCCTTGAAGACTACGAGGACTTTCTCGACCACGAAGACGAGATCGGCACCGGGCTGATCGCCGAGGCCATCCAGCTCGTCCCCGGTCCCTGGCCCAATCTGGCCCCGGCGGCCATGCGCCATCTGATCGGCCTGACCATTGAGCGCATGGAGGTCGAAAAAAAGATGCAGTACGTCAATCTCATCGTCGAGAATATCAACCGCCTCAAAGGGGCCATCAGCAACCTGCTCAAGGCCGTGGAAAACCCCATCTTCATGCCCTATGTCGGCGGCGAGGAAGTGCTCGATCTCGAACCGGCGGAACACGACGAGCGCGAGGTCTACCGGCAGACGTCCTAG
- a CDS encoding transglycosylase SLT domain-containing protein: MQRPGLLSFSDQFGAVLAANLFLVFLVASAFQAAWAAAPEPWQPPARPEAAPLPRSARLGVSEDSLPAARAVKTPAGASEAMRELVLGVSEVLAGNHRQGAARLAAVLPKAGDQADVAAYYQGLGLYLADDAPAALAALDGLSAHAANSFLGRDALYLAMESAARAGRHDRTLALAEAWLADAEPSLAPEVWLRAAAAAANLGERQKSQDFLRHLVLTFPVSKSAAAGTALARRLLAEPGGAGGFDPDAPDTVLLLAEALVEKGGAEAALTLLDGRTGWSPAQAARADYVRGKALYRLRRPKAAFDAFAKAIPVDPAASLAGWARYHQARCLWRSLEPEDGGRMEALLREVLAGPGRDDPLREAAARHLALLLAERGRFAEALEAAGQLKGLAVGPDLAAQGASLTALLRYVVGDFAGAEADLAAFAGRFPEDDWADGARYWRGRALVGLGRSQEAATAWMEVAAARPNTYYGGRAAAALSGAGDVGERVVASSPTTPPRCPDAAAPPSPAVAAALGKAYALSDAGLPALAEMALEFAAKAAPDRADLAMAHIRAAMESGRRTAAMRTAWRTFGACLLRGTPAELGPLRDALYPRAYSGDVTAALAGSGIDPDIIYSLIRQESFFDPKAVSGAGAVGLMQLMPETAKAMGKKIGIRPNRADLFNPVINIRLGVAFFRERLGQEGTLPATLASYNAGQNRVAVWNAGFGRLGEELFTEFIPYTETRDYVRRITTNAMLYKRLYPGGK; the protein is encoded by the coding sequence ATGCAGAGACCGGGATTACTCTCCTTCTCCGATCAATTTGGTGCGGTCTTGGCCGCCAACCTGTTTCTGGTGTTTCTGGTGGCCAGCGCTTTTCAGGCGGCCTGGGCTGCCGCCCCCGAACCCTGGCAGCCGCCGGCCCGGCCCGAGGCCGCGCCCCTGCCGCGTTCGGCCCGGCTCGGGGTCAGCGAGGACAGCCTGCCGGCGGCGCGGGCCGTCAAAACCCCGGCCGGGGCCAGCGAGGCCATGCGCGAACTGGTCCTTGGCGTGTCCGAGGTCCTGGCCGGCAACCATCGCCAGGGCGCGGCCCGGCTGGCGGCGGTCCTGCCCAAGGCCGGGGACCAGGCCGACGTGGCCGCCTATTACCAGGGCCTTGGCCTCTATCTGGCCGACGACGCCCCGGCCGCCCTGGCCGCCCTGGACGGGTTGAGCGCCCACGCGGCCAATTCCTTTTTGGGCCGCGACGCCCTGTATCTGGCCATGGAAAGTGCGGCCCGGGCCGGCCGCCACGACCGGACCCTGGCCCTGGCCGAGGCCTGGCTGGCCGACGCCGAGCCGTCGCTGGCCCCGGAAGTCTGGCTGCGGGCGGCCGCGGCTGCGGCCAATCTGGGGGAGCGGCAAAAATCCCAGGATTTTTTGCGCCATCTGGTCCTGACCTTTCCGGTTTCCAAATCCGCCGCAGCCGGCACGGCCCTGGCCCGGCGGCTGTTGGCCGAACCGGGCGGGGCCGGCGGCTTTGATCCCGACGCCCCGGACACGGTGTTGCTTCTGGCCGAGGCGCTGGTGGAGAAGGGCGGGGCCGAGGCCGCCCTGACGCTGCTTGACGGCCGTACCGGCTGGAGTCCGGCCCAGGCCGCCCGGGCCGACTATGTCCGGGGCAAGGCGCTCTATCGTCTGCGCCGGCCCAAGGCTGCGTTTGACGCCTTTGCCAAGGCCATTCCCGTTGACCCCGCCGCCTCCCTGGCCGGCTGGGCCCGCTACCATCAGGCCCGCTGCCTGTGGCGCTCCCTTGAACCGGAGGATGGCGGGCGCATGGAGGCGCTGTTGCGCGAGGTGTTGGCCGGGCCTGGGCGCGACGATCCCCTGCGTGAGGCGGCGGCCCGGCATCTGGCCTTGCTGTTGGCTGAACGGGGTCGTTTTGCCGAGGCCCTGGAAGCGGCCGGGCAGCTCAAAGGCCTGGCCGTCGGCCCTGATCTGGCCGCCCAGGGAGCCTCGCTCACCGCCCTTTTGCGCTATGTCGTCGGGGATTTTGCCGGGGCCGAAGCGGATCTGGCCGCCTTTGCCGGGCGGTTTCCCGAGGACGACTGGGCGGACGGGGCGCGCTACTGGCGCGGGCGCGCCCTGGTCGGGCTGGGGCGTTCCCAGGAGGCGGCCACCGCCTGGATGGAGGTGGCTGCGGCCCGTCCGAACACCTATTACGGCGGACGGGCGGCGGCAGCCCTGTCCGGGGCCGGGGATGTGGGAGAGCGGGTGGTGGCCTCGTCGCCGACCACCCCGCCCCGCTGTCCGGACGCGGCCGCGCCGCCGTCGCCGGCCGTTGCCGCCGCCTTGGGCAAGGCTTACGCCCTGTCCGACGCCGGGTTGCCGGCCCTGGCCGAGATGGCGCTGGAATTTGCCGCCAAGGCCGCCCCGGACCGGGCCGATCTGGCCATGGCCCATATCCGCGCGGCCATGGAGTCCGGGCGGCGCACGGCGGCCATGCGCACGGCCTGGCGCACCTTCGGGGCCTGCCTGCTGCGCGGCACGCCGGCCGAGTTGGGGCCGCTGCGCGACGCCCTCTATCCCCGGGCCTACAGCGGCGATGTGACGGCCGCCCTGGCCGGATCGGGCATTGACCCGGACATCATCTATTCGCTGATCCGCCAGGAGAGTTTTTTCGATCCCAAGGCCGTGTCCGGGGCCGGCGCGGTGGGGCTTATGCAGCTTATGCCGGAGACGGCCAAGGCCATGGGCAAGAAGATCGGCATCCGGCCCAACCGGGCGGATCTGTTCAATCCGGTGATCAATATCCGGCTCGGGGTGGCTTTTTTCCGGGAGCGGCTGGGCCAGGAGGGGACGCTCCCGGCCACGCTTGCCTCCTACAATGCCGGGCAAAACCGGGTGGCGGTGTGGAACGCCGGCTTCGGGCGGCTTGGCGAGGAGCTTTTTACGGAATTTATTCCCTACACCGAAACCCGGGACTACGTGCGCCGCATCACCACCAACGCCATGCTCTACAAGCGGCTCTATCCCGGTGGAAAATAA